In a single window of the Polycladomyces zharkentensis genome:
- a CDS encoding methyltransferase domain-containing protein, which yields MQIKEMAERLGITPRAIRYYEEKGLIAPPKEPDNRYRTFTEEEAWRLQTIVTLRRIGMTVSEIKKVLAEVDRGQEHVVTRYLELQRAATFTEWVRLKHQLEIIERMIQNGEQNQAPSWDDWYRLTRRWQEREQWRLKWQDRWAFDRQAETFDQRVERNDPLDLYAEYDNALQTLTEWIDARPGESGLDLGAGTGNLGGRFLANGIRMAAVDQSAEMLRRCREKFPEMTTKLGNFLAVPFPDDTFDFVVTSFAFHHLREEQKALALEEMCRVLRPGGRVGMVDWMIESDETFHAWKETIRRAGRTDVLKEMASEYYVRLEWLCQWWISRGYDVQFRALTPMLHVWLARPREENRFR from the coding sequence ATGCAGATCAAAGAGATGGCGGAACGGTTGGGCATCACGCCGCGCGCCATCCGCTATTACGAGGAAAAGGGGCTGATCGCACCACCCAAAGAACCGGATAACCGATACCGTACTTTTACCGAGGAGGAGGCATGGCGTCTGCAAACGATCGTCACGTTGCGCCGCATCGGCATGACCGTCAGTGAGATCAAAAAAGTGCTGGCCGAGGTGGACCGCGGTCAAGAACATGTTGTCACCCGCTACCTGGAACTGCAACGGGCCGCCACATTCACCGAGTGGGTCCGACTCAAGCATCAATTGGAGATCATCGAGCGGATGATTCAAAACGGGGAACAAAACCAGGCCCCTTCCTGGGATGATTGGTACCGCCTCACACGCCGTTGGCAAGAGCGGGAACAATGGCGGTTAAAGTGGCAAGACCGATGGGCGTTCGATCGACAGGCGGAAACGTTTGACCAACGCGTGGAAAGAAATGATCCGCTGGATCTGTATGCAGAATACGACAACGCCTTGCAAACGCTGACCGAGTGGATCGATGCCCGACCGGGGGAAAGCGGATTGGACCTGGGGGCGGGAACAGGCAATCTGGGCGGACGGTTTCTCGCAAACGGAATCCGGATGGCCGCCGTGGATCAGTCTGCGGAAATGCTGCGACGCTGCCGGGAGAAATTCCCCGAAATGACGACCAAACTGGGCAATTTTTTGGCCGTTCCTTTCCCGGACGACACTTTCGACTTCGTCGTCACCAGCTTTGCATTTCATCATTTGCGCGAGGAACAAAAAGCGCTGGCATTGGAGGAGATGTGTCGGGTTTTGCGTCCGGGCGGAAGGGTCGGTATGGTCGATTGGATGATCGAGAGCGACGAGACGTTTCACGCCTGGAAAGAGACGATTCGCCGGGCGGGCAGAACAGACGTGCTGAAGGAGATGGCGTCCGAATACTACGTTCGCCTGGAATGGCTGTGCCAATGGTGGATATCACGGGGATATGACGTTCAATTCCGAGCGTTGACCCCCATGCTGCATGTATGGTTGGCAAGACCG
- a CDS encoding thiamine pyrophosphate-binding protein → MVQTVADHVVSQLVEWGVQRVYGVLGDGNLALLDALSRQRKVQYIACRTEMTAGLMASAEAKLTGNLGVCTATSGPGAALLLAGLGDAALDQVPVLAVTGQVPREKLGTGAKQELDQQLLFQPVASYSALVADAHGMPLQLHLAMRTAVEQGGVGHLSVPKDVWSMPVSDAVFPLPPAKWKPEVSARDVRTAAEWLNQSRRPVLLVGRGGERAGQQIAAMAERLDAPVIATMPARPVIPNDHPLFVGGLGQAGSEPSTVLLNEADVCLVLGATWWPKAEVPRQIPIIQVDADPRAIGRVVPVTVGIAGKVEDVVPALSGQLQQRDRTEWRTRVHQLRKEWEQRLADEVSQNGVPIAPQRVIHALSRCVAEDAVMAVDTGDHTLWFNRIFQSRRQEILISGRWRTLGFALPAAMAAKLVYPDRQVVALAGDGGVMTTIADLVTAAHYGLDITLVVMNNGSYAMEKNRMQLVGFNTMGSETVNPDFSALAAACGGEGFVIEQPEDLEPVLQRALVTSVPTIVDVRCSDVMVPHITF, encoded by the coding sequence ATGGTACAAACGGTTGCAGATCACGTCGTGTCGCAATTGGTCGAATGGGGAGTGCAACGGGTGTACGGCGTGTTGGGGGATGGCAATCTGGCGTTGCTGGATGCGCTGTCCCGCCAGCGCAAGGTGCAGTATATCGCGTGTCGGACGGAGATGACGGCGGGGTTGATGGCATCGGCGGAAGCCAAATTGACGGGCAACCTGGGTGTCTGTACGGCCACCAGCGGTCCCGGTGCGGCTCTTTTGCTTGCGGGGTTGGGTGATGCCGCATTGGACCAGGTCCCCGTGTTGGCCGTCACCGGTCAGGTGCCGCGAGAGAAACTGGGGACAGGGGCCAAGCAGGAACTGGATCAGCAATTATTGTTTCAGCCCGTCGCGTCCTATTCCGCACTGGTGGCGGATGCTCACGGAATGCCGCTGCAATTGCATTTGGCGATGCGGACGGCGGTGGAACAGGGAGGGGTGGGCCATTTGTCCGTTCCGAAAGATGTATGGAGCATGCCGGTTTCCGACGCTGTTTTTCCCCTGCCACCGGCCAAATGGAAACCGGAGGTTTCCGCGCGTGATGTGAGGACGGCGGCGGAGTGGCTCAACCAATCCCGGCGCCCCGTTTTGCTGGTTGGACGCGGAGGAGAACGGGCAGGCCAACAGATTGCGGCGATGGCAGAACGGCTGGATGCACCGGTGATCGCCACCATGCCGGCACGACCGGTGATTCCCAACGACCATCCCTTGTTTGTGGGGGGATTGGGACAGGCGGGCAGTGAACCGTCCACGGTGTTGCTCAATGAAGCGGATGTTTGTCTTGTATTGGGAGCGACTTGGTGGCCGAAAGCGGAAGTGCCCCGGCAGATCCCCATCATCCAGGTCGACGCCGATCCCCGTGCCATTGGACGGGTCGTACCGGTCACCGTGGGGATTGCAGGCAAGGTGGAGGACGTGGTGCCTGCCTTGTCCGGACAGTTGCAACAGCGGGACCGTACCGAGTGGCGCACACGGGTGCACCAGCTGCGGAAGGAGTGGGAACAGCGATTGGCTGACGAGGTGAGCCAAAACGGGGTGCCCATCGCCCCGCAGCGGGTGATTCACGCTTTGTCCCGCTGTGTGGCGGAAGACGCGGTAATGGCGGTGGATACGGGCGACCACACGTTGTGGTTCAACCGCATTTTCCAGAGTCGCAGACAGGAGATTCTGATCTCGGGACGATGGCGGACGCTGGGATTTGCCCTGCCTGCGGCGATGGCCGCCAAGTTGGTCTATCCGGACCGACAGGTGGTCGCGCTGGCGGGTGACGGCGGGGTGATGACGACGATCGCCGATTTGGTGACAGCGGCCCATTACGGGTTGGACATCACATTGGTGGTGATGAACAACGGATCGTATGCCATGGAGAAAAATCGGATGCAACTGGTCGGATTCAACACCATGGGCAGTGAGACGGTCAATCCGGATTTCTCCGCATTGGCTGCCGCATGCGGAGGAGAAGGGTTCGTCATCGAGCAACCGGAAGACTTGGAGCCGGTGTTGCAGCGGGCATTGGTTACATCGGTGCCCACAATCGTGGACGTGCGTTGTTCGGATGTCATGGTGCCTCATATCACATTTTGA
- a CDS encoding SOS response-associated peptidase, which produces MCGRFTLTAGLGDIMRRFLIAEAEQVEHGPRYNIAPTQRVPVVVGLPGGKRRLRMFRWGLVPHWARTPSIGQRMINARRETLLEKPAFRSLVPRRRCIIPADGYYEWKALPDKRKQPYRIVPKDGRLAGLAGLWDRWVSPEGETIDSFTIITTEAVGQVASIHDRMPVILRPEAESVWLDAELRDPVAAVEMLVPHAETLSFYPVSTLVNSPRNDVAQCIEPVEGE; this is translated from the coding sequence ATGTGCGGGCGTTTTACGCTGACCGCCGGGTTGGGCGATATCATGCGGCGGTTTTTGATCGCCGAAGCGGAACAGGTGGAACATGGGCCCCGCTACAATATCGCACCCACTCAGCGTGTCCCGGTCGTGGTCGGGTTGCCGGGGGGCAAAAGGCGGCTGAGGATGTTTCGCTGGGGATTGGTTCCGCATTGGGCGCGCACGCCCTCGATCGGGCAGCGGATGATCAATGCCAGAAGGGAAACCCTGCTGGAAAAACCGGCATTTCGCTCCCTGGTGCCGCGCCGCAGATGCATTATTCCCGCAGACGGGTATTATGAATGGAAAGCATTGCCGGACAAACGAAAACAACCGTACCGGATCGTGCCGAAGGACGGTCGATTGGCGGGGTTGGCCGGGCTGTGGGACCGATGGGTGTCACCGGAAGGGGAGACGATCGATTCGTTCACCATCATTACAACGGAAGCGGTCGGTCAGGTGGCATCCATCCACGACCGTATGCCGGTAATCCTGCGACCGGAGGCGGAGTCAGTGTGGTTGGACGCTGAGCTGCGCGATCCTGTCGCCGCTGTGGAGATGCTGGTTCCGCATGCGGAGACATTGTCCTTTTATCCCGTTTCCACGCTGGTCAATTCGCCGCGGAATGATGTGGCGCAATGCATTGAGCCGGTGGAGGGGGAGTGA
- a CDS encoding helix-turn-helix domain-containing protein — translation MTHHGPVQRENSEFSLDGLSFRLRDVEMVNGDGHWRGEQQFTVSHVLFVVTSGEGNLILGSNEFRLRQDTAFVCPPGETFRTETEQRDGLKMFLFRFDVFRETERNEEQMQHGSKERLFPLQKEIPVYPAGKLVCLCDTIYHHWHSQDGLERFRGQVAFQELLYYVLNSIRLQPEDSRPALQAAKDYMERHFNENLTIEELARIANISPKYFVDLFKRTYGISAINYLTELRINRAKQLMAQSRAKLRDIAHQVGYNDEFYFSRKFKKVVGVPPKVYMNRRRRKIAAYKRSITGQLMALKIIPYAAPLHPKWTAYYYNKYRTDIPVHLSAYRKNQHWESNVKKLLRERPDVVISTDVLDTEEKEMLEQVSPVFYVPTKEKNWKEQLLLVAEFLGESGEAEHWLKSYDRKTKFARDRLKRSVQDDTFLFVKVSKQNLSVYCNRSMSEVFYDELQLVPACRFDRSVYDQQVSIEQLADFDADRLLLIVRQESETLTYWKALQYSMPWQELKAVRNNRVYLISSDPWFEYSACAHSRVIDEVLNLFCENHPN, via the coding sequence ATGACTCACCACGGACCGGTTCAGCGGGAAAACTCCGAGTTTTCATTGGATGGTTTGTCTTTCAGACTTCGGGACGTGGAGATGGTCAACGGGGACGGTCATTGGCGGGGAGAGCAGCAATTCACCGTTTCTCATGTCCTGTTCGTGGTGACGAGCGGTGAAGGAAACCTGATACTGGGTAGCAATGAATTCCGGCTGCGGCAGGACACAGCATTCGTGTGTCCCCCCGGAGAGACTTTCAGAACGGAAACGGAACAGCGGGATGGGCTGAAGATGTTTCTGTTCAGGTTCGACGTCTTTCGGGAAACGGAGCGCAATGAAGAACAGATGCAGCATGGATCCAAAGAGCGTTTGTTTCCGTTGCAAAAAGAGATCCCGGTTTATCCCGCCGGTAAGCTCGTTTGCTTGTGCGATACCATTTACCATCACTGGCACAGCCAAGACGGTCTGGAACGCTTTCGAGGTCAGGTTGCTTTTCAGGAATTGCTTTACTATGTGTTGAATAGTATCCGCCTTCAGCCGGAAGACTCGCGACCGGCTCTCCAGGCGGCGAAAGACTATATGGAACGTCATTTTAACGAAAATTTGACGATAGAGGAATTGGCGCGCATAGCCAACATTAGCCCCAAGTATTTTGTGGATTTGTTTAAAAGGACGTATGGCATAAGCGCCATCAATTATTTGACGGAACTGCGAATCAACCGGGCCAAGCAGCTCATGGCTCAGTCCCGTGCCAAGCTGCGGGATATTGCCCACCAAGTCGGATATAACGATGAGTTTTATTTCAGCCGCAAATTCAAGAAGGTAGTTGGCGTGCCACCCAAGGTTTACATGAATCGACGCCGCCGTAAAATCGCCGCCTACAAACGTTCGATCACCGGCCAGTTGATGGCGCTCAAGATCATTCCTTACGCTGCGCCGCTCCACCCGAAATGGACCGCTTATTACTATAACAAGTACCGAACCGATATACCCGTACATCTCAGCGCTTACCGCAAAAACCAACATTGGGAATCCAACGTCAAAAAACTCCTCCGTGAACGTCCGGATGTGGTGATCAGTACGGATGTGCTTGACACCGAAGAAAAAGAGATGTTGGAACAGGTTTCACCCGTGTTTTACGTTCCGACGAAGGAGAAAAATTGGAAGGAACAATTGCTTTTGGTGGCTGAATTTCTGGGTGAGTCAGGGGAAGCCGAGCATTGGCTGAAAAGCTATGACAGGAAAACAAAGTTTGCAAGAGACCGGCTGAAACGATCGGTTCAGGATGACACCTTCCTGTTCGTGAAGGTTTCCAAGCAGAATCTTTCTGTTTACTGTAACCGCAGTATGAGTGAAGTATTTTACGATGAATTGCAGTTGGTTCCCGCATGTCGTTTCGATCGTTCCGTCTACGATCAGCAGGTGTCAATCGAGCAATTGGCCGATTTCGATGCCGATCGTCTCCTTTTGATCGTTCGCCAGGAATCAGAGACATTGACGTATTGGAAAGCATTGCAATATTCCATGCCGTGGCAGGAATTGAAGGCGGTACGGAATAACCGGGTTTATTTGATTTCTTCGGATCCATGGTTCGAATATTCGGCTTGTGCGCACAGCCGGGTCATTGACGAGGTGTTGAATCTCTTTTGCGAAAATCATCCAAATTGA
- a CDS encoding iron-hydroxamate ABC transporter substrate-binding protein, translating into MKRKCLRIGLYILLILVVTACGAKNLADQPKETANNETRTIHYLGKHYTVPAKTDRIVITGSMEAMEDALVLGVKPVGAITVGGKFPDMFAEMTRSAQSIGEKAQPDMETILKLKPDVILGSTKFPPAVSEKLGKIAPTIPVSHISTNWEANLRLLAELTGKQDLAEQILKKYRRDVVAAKAQLGDRLKDKKVVMIRIRGGNIMIYPENVFFNPSLYKDLGLTAPQEIKNAKAQETISLEKFSEMNPDYIFVQFSENENKDQPHVLENLQHNPIWQSINAVKNKKVFLNVVDPLAQGGTAWSKINFLKAAVEKLSK; encoded by the coding sequence ATGAAAAGGAAATGCCTTCGTATCGGTCTGTATATTTTACTGATCCTTGTGGTGACCGCTTGCGGCGCCAAAAATTTGGCGGATCAGCCAAAAGAAACCGCCAACAATGAAACAAGAACGATCCATTATCTGGGCAAACACTATACGGTTCCCGCGAAGACGGACCGCATCGTGATCACCGGCAGTATGGAAGCAATGGAAGACGCGCTCGTCCTCGGCGTCAAACCGGTCGGCGCCATTACCGTAGGGGGCAAGTTCCCGGACATGTTTGCGGAAATGACGAGGTCCGCGCAATCGATCGGGGAAAAGGCACAACCTGACATGGAGACCATCCTGAAACTGAAACCGGATGTCATCTTGGGGTCCACGAAATTTCCGCCGGCTGTCAGCGAGAAATTGGGGAAAATCGCTCCAACCATTCCGGTTTCCCATATATCGACGAATTGGGAAGCCAATCTGCGCCTTCTGGCGGAGTTGACAGGCAAGCAAGACCTCGCCGAGCAAATTTTGAAGAAGTATCGGCGTGATGTCGTGGCGGCGAAAGCGCAATTAGGTGATCGACTGAAAGATAAAAAAGTCGTCATGATTCGCATCAGAGGCGGCAATATCATGATTTATCCGGAAAATGTATTTTTCAACCCTTCGCTGTACAAGGATTTGGGGCTGACGGCACCGCAAGAGATCAAAAACGCCAAAGCGCAGGAAACGATCTCTTTGGAAAAATTCAGTGAAATGAATCCGGATTATATCTTTGTGCAGTTCTCCGAGAATGAGAACAAGGATCAACCACATGTACTCGAAAACCTGCAACACAATCCGATTTGGCAAAGCATCAATGCGGTCAAAAACAAAAAAGTGTTCCTGAACGTCGTGGATCCGCTCGCGCAAGGCGGTACGGCATGGAGTAAAATCAACTTCTTGAAGGCTGCTGTGGAGAAACTCTCCAAATGA
- a CDS encoding FecCD family ABC transporter permease — MRFKISLPAFILWLSPIAMVFTILASILYGAKNIDSTTVWDAVFHFDPGNVNHQIVMHSRMPRAVGALLIGAFLAISGAVMQGMTRNYLASPSIMGVSDGSVFTITLCTIFAPNASSLDMIMYSLIGSALGAGIAFGLASLLPNGMSPVRMAIIGTIIGTFLSSVSAAMASYFQISQNISFWYHARLHQMDPGMLKLTVPFAVVGIAMALLVSKSITILSLGEEVSMSLGLRTVLVKAMAVASVVILTGISVALAGNIGFVGLIVPHITRFLVGVDYRRIIPCAGVLGAIFLALSDILSRFLNYPFETPIGVVTSLVGVPFFLYLIRKKGGREDA, encoded by the coding sequence ATGCGATTCAAGATTTCTTTGCCAGCCTTCATACTATGGCTTTCGCCGATTGCGATGGTGTTCACCATCCTCGCATCCATCCTGTATGGAGCAAAAAATATCGACTCTACGACGGTGTGGGATGCTGTTTTCCACTTTGATCCAGGTAATGTGAACCATCAAATCGTGATGCATTCCCGTATGCCCAGAGCCGTTGGTGCGCTTCTGATCGGCGCGTTCCTGGCCATATCGGGGGCCGTCATGCAGGGAATGACCAGAAACTATCTGGCGTCGCCTTCCATTATGGGGGTTTCTGACGGGTCGGTTTTTACCATTACACTTTGCACGATTTTTGCGCCGAACGCTTCATCATTGGATATGATCATGTATTCGCTGATCGGTTCGGCGCTCGGAGCGGGCATCGCGTTCGGTTTGGCGTCACTTTTGCCAAACGGGATGTCTCCGGTTCGCATGGCGATCATCGGCACCATCATCGGGACGTTTCTCAGCAGCGTTTCGGCAGCCATGGCTTCTTATTTTCAAATTTCACAAAACATCAGCTTTTGGTATCATGCCCGGCTGCACCAGATGGACCCCGGCATGCTCAAACTTACGGTTCCTTTTGCGGTGGTCGGGATCGCTATGGCGCTCCTTGTTTCCAAATCGATCACGATTCTCTCATTGGGCGAGGAAGTGTCCATGAGCTTGGGACTGAGAACGGTGCTGGTCAAAGCGATGGCTGTCGCCAGCGTCGTCATTTTGACCGGCATTTCCGTCGCTTTGGCCGGTAATATCGGATTCGTGGGATTGATTGTTCCCCATATCACCCGGTTTTTGGTCGGTGTGGATTATCGGCGGATTATTCCTTGCGCCGGCGTTCTCGGGGCCATCTTTTTGGCGCTGTCCGATATCCTCAGCAGGTTCTTGAACTATCCGTTTGAGACCCCGATCGGGGTCGTTACTTCGCTGGTCGGTGTTCCTTTCTTCCTCTACTTGATCCGCAAGAAGGGGGGAAGGGAAGATGCCTAA